One genomic window of Oncorhynchus kisutch isolate 150728-3 linkage group LG26, Okis_V2, whole genome shotgun sequence includes the following:
- the LOC109870734 gene encoding microtubule-associated protein 2 isoform X21, with the protein MADSRQREDTPPQWDPSGAQDPSPPPAHGANGYPPSYRACQPGTAHGAAPPSYTARENGFNGDHAVTAEQVSARIVQEVTAEAVAVLKGEQETRLPSVEDTANLPPSPPPSPAAEHCFGPLDQDVGDEEEEACPLHHFQNSRERCKFLAPSISVSMPEDDPYHSDEEYYDHPLFSPEWDRSVSSRPSVPAAAFRQIQETVEALTDTFEEEEEEEEEVLMLEEEMEGAAAEIAAALEELWSGDEPELDSPPAEPLEQAEAIGEAHTVPPIQAEAASAAPEGPNGRVEEEEVAEAEGEEESPEEALKMDTDKPDSERSGSLSPDFTEQESPAFLSRDHTAAPLITKTDMASPSPSLSPLPSNSQSQAKELSKMSILDEPKTVSEKQPSVEVLESSNLTTDSGSGFTTAGGQGQGQGVPTDSNKDKSGMSAYFETSALKPDEGSKGVQAEGYYELSTAGEEKKVLGSSSPTVPSPLEINYSMLAQTQSVEEKSDTMGDQKETLPALDRSNECRLSPGKLALDQRSYSLNITIGSMDPSGHGRPRNFSPLATDIMSFTSGSLEESANYLPVTTPSVEKEPPPFRPLILETAASVTSDSSSPPHNTATETPSEKTSPQGSESPESPFPPKYYYKNGTVMAPDLPEMLDLAGSRSRLASENTDPEIMRRKSVPVDAQVLGSDSLANLVLGDQSQNQSLAKSESQLEELGYCVFSEYSGPMPSPADLHSPIDSPPQRFTPMALEEKMAEEKLKIDARDKLAEDEKTSQLAESAGSKEKEETKQMGQKDSASEEKDNKKISHENASMENQKDKPASALKSAESFVTPTVTVTLEEEGKLGDNGPETDAEMAAYERQIRRLEMEDRPLSMEEERELQELREKVKDKFLVHQEAYEEVDAEDVYQLTGVAKDRISRPVRPSPASSVESTTEEDNVSVMETEKPKQMEGQTTPKKVDIMVMSPSVSVGGSSTTEEDTVLVTETEKPKQTGGQTTPTKLDVMATSPSLSGDGVSTTEEDTVPVMETEKPKQNGGQTTPTKVDIMVTSPSVSGDGVSTTEEDTVPVMETEKPKQNGGQTTPTKVDIMVTSPSVSGDGVSTTEEDKISVTETEKPKQTGGQTTPTKLDVMVTSPSVSGDGVSTTEEDKIPVLEIEKPKQTGVQTTPTKVDIMVTSPSVSGDGVSTTEEDKISVTETEKPKQTGGQTTPTKLDVMVTSPSVSGDGVSTTEEDKVPVTEIEKPKQNGGQTTPTKVDIMVTSPSVSGDGVSTTEEDKVPVTEIEKPKQNGGQTTPTKVDIMVTSPSVSGDGVSTTEEEKVSVTEIEKPKQMGGQTTPTKIDPMTTSPSVSGSGVSATEDDDEKVSKEELKEQVVEVKERTMEENKKVEGEKEDTEQAVEPDEIMIKIKPSMPVEKEEKVEKDRMTNKEEEEEEDSEVLAGAGAALIDVPEPRAAIESVVTVEDDFITVVQTIDEGEEPGHSVRFSAPPEPETPEEEEEESQEVEIMEAASLEEVGDVSEEVLEKEVQASREKEVQLETEGQTESYDRDETTMDDSILDSSWVDTQDLSTVDVDDDMSMAAEQIEPLRADRVPAPPVKKYKTLQQQKQEKQPVKPKAKSARVRGREGCVSTPERKPVRKETVCIPREDIKKKKAVNKKTELTKKAETRSSPSRKSVLKPTAVRHPSPAQPQPHPSARRKPTVGVPEGRRPLSVARQSRDRASSPPLTKIPTCKTRVVALLPPRPNSSCSSHTKKNLLGEVELDRPRPSSGGPRDSTTLPRLIYLDGGSQSPKRSSLPRPASVPRPASILSRRTHHQPHDQEESSTSITSSGSTAPRRPTSFSTEVRAEHRTGRAPSWTGTQSMRSRSLCTTTRTPGSTAISPGTPPSYSYSCRTPGTPLTPGTPRSRSLLQEKKVALLRTPPKSPATTPKQLRILNQPLPDLKNIKSKIGSTDNIKYQPKGGQIQILNKKLDFSHVQSKCGSKDNMKHSPRGGHVQIQTKKIDLSHVTSKCGSLDNIRHRPGGGNVRIESVKLDFKDKAQPKALNTLNPPCLPSIPGPEHPEPILPSVHSRPWTP; encoded by the exons agcAAGTGTCTGCGCGGATCGTGCAGGAGGTGACAGCCGAGGCAGTGGCAGTACTGAAGGGAGAACAGGAGACAAGACTGCCCTCag TTGAAGACACGGCgaacctgcctccctcccctcctccctcacctgCTGCTGAACACTGCTTTGGACCCCTGGATCAAG ATgtaggggatgaggaggaggaggcctgCCCTCTCCACCACTTCCAAAATTCTCGGGAGAGGTGCAAGTTCCTCGCCCCCTCCATCTCTGTGTCTATGCCCGAGGATGACCCCTACCACTCTGACGAGGAATACTATGATCACCCCTTGTTCAGCCCTGAGTGGGATCGCTCGGTCTCCTCTCGGCCCTCAGTGCCGGCCGCTGCCTTTAGACAGATCCAAG AGACCGTCGAGGCTCTTACAGACACattcgaggaggaggaggaggaggaggaagaggtgttgatgttggaggaggagatggaagggGCAGCAGCAGAAATCGCAGCAGCTCTTGAGGAGCTGTGGAGTGGGGATGAGCCTGAGCTGGACAGCCCCCCAGCCGAGCCCTTAGAGCAGGCAGAGGCCATAGGCGAGGCCCATACTGTGCCACCCATACAGGCCGAGGCAGCTAGTGCCGCCCCAGAAGGCCCTAacgggagggtggaggaggaggaggtggcagaggctgagggggaggaggagagtccTGAGgaag CCTTGAAGATGGACACGGACAAACCAGACAGCGAGAGGAGTGGATCCCTCAGCCCAGACTTCACTGAACAAGAGAGTCCAGCTTTCCTCAGCAGGGACCACACAGCAGCACCCCTGATCACCAAAACGGACATggcttccccttccccttctctGTCCCCTTTACCTTCAAACAGCCAGAGCCAAGCCAAAGAGCTTAGCAAAATGTCTATACTGGATGAACCTAAAACAGTCTCAGAGAAGCAGCCGTCAGTGGAAGTTCTTGAGTCCAGTAACCTCACGACGGATTCAGGGTCTGGGTTCACTACAGCTGGAGGCCAAGGTCAAGGACAAGGTGTCCCAACTGACTCTAACAAAGACAAATCGGGCATGTCAGCTTATTTCGAGACTTCGGCCCTGAAGCCAGATGAGGGATCCAAGGGGGTTCAAGCAGAAGGTTATTATGAACTGAGCACcgcaggagaagagaagaaggtcTTAGGGAGCAGTTCCCCAACAGTTCCGTCACCCCTTGAGATCAACTACAGCATGCTGGCACAAACACAGTCAGTGGAGGAGAAATCAGACACGATGGGAGATCAAAAGGAGACCTTACCGGCCCTGGACAGGAGTAACGAATGTAGGCTGTCTCCTGGGAAGCTGGCCCTGGATCAAAGAAGCTACTCTCTCAACATTACGATTGGATCGATGGATCCCAGTGGTCATGGACGACCTAGAAACTTCTCCCCACTGGCCACGGATATCATGTCTTTTACCAGCGGCAGTCTGGAGGAGTCTGCCAACTATCTCCCAGTCACCACCCCATCTGTGGAGAAGGAGCCACCACCCTTCCGTCCCCTGATCCTGGAGACGGCAGCCTCAGTCACGTCCGACTCTTCATCTCCTCCCCACAACACAGCAACAGAGACCCCCAGTGAAAAGACCAGCCCCCAGGGGTCAGAGTCCCCAGAATCTCCCTTCCCACCCAAATACTACTACAAAAACGGGACAGTCATGGCTCCTGACCTACCTGAAATGCTGGACCTTGCGGGCAGCAGGTCTAGACTGGCTTCTGAGAACACTGACCCTGAGATCATGAGGAGGAAGTCTGTCCCTGTGGACGCCCAAGTCCTTGGCAGCGACTCCCTGGCTAACCTGGTTCTGGGGGACCAGAGTCAGAACCAGAGTCTTGCCAAGAGTGAGAGCCAGCTGGAGGAGTTGGGTTACTGTGTGTTCAGTGAGTACTCAGGGCCCATGCCTTCCCCTGCTGACCTCCATAGTCCCATTGACTCCCCGCCCCAGCGCTTTACCCCTATGGCTCTGGAGGAAAAGATGGCGGAGGAGAAACTGAAAATCGATGCCAGAGACAAACTAGCCGAAGACGAGAAGACCAGTCAGTTAGCTGAGAGCGCCGGTTCCAAAGAAAAAGAAGAAACCAAACAAATGGGACAGAAGGATTCAGCTTCAGAGGAAAAAGACAACAAAAAGATCAGCCATGAAAATGCTTCCATGGAAAACCAAAAAGACAAACCAGCTTCAGCTCTGAAGTCAGCCGAGTCCTTTGTAACTCCTACAGTGACAGTTACCCTGGAAGAGGAGGGGAAGCTAGGAGACAATGGACCCGAGACAGATGCTGAGATGGCTGCCTATGAGAGGCAGATCCGCCGGCTGGAGATGGAGGACAGGCCTCTGAGCATGGAGGAGGAGCGGGAGCTGCAGGAGCTCAGGGAGAAGGTGAAGGACAAGTTCCTGGTGCACcaggaggcatacgaggaggtggATGCTGAAGACGTCTACCAACTGACTGGAGTTGCCAAGGACAGGATCAGCAGGCCCGTTAGGCCCTCCCCAGCCTCCTCTGTGGAGAGTACCACAGAAGAAGACAATGTTTCAGTTATGGAGACAGAGAAACCTAAACAGATGGAAGGTCAGACAACACCAAAGAAGGTTGACATCATGGTGATGTCTCCATCTGTGTCAGTTGGTGGTTCGAGCACCACAGAAGAAGACACAGTTTTAGTTACGGAGACAGAGAAACCTAAGCAGACAGGAGGTCAGACAACACCAACAAAGCTTGACGTCATGGCAACGTCTCCATCTTTGTCAGGTGATGGTGtgagcaccacagaagaagaCACGGTTCCTGTTATGGAGACAGAGAAACCTAAACAGAATGGAGGTCAGACAACGCCAACGAAGGTTGACATCATGGTGACTTCTCCATCTGTGTCAGGTGATGGTGtgagcaccacagaagaagaCACGGTTCCTGTTATGGAGACAGAGAAACCTAAACAGAATGGAGGTCAGACAACGCCAACGAAGGTTGACATCATGGTGACTTCTCCATCTGTGTCAGGTGATGGTGtgagcaccacagaagaagaCAAGATTTCAGTTACGGAGACAGAGAAACCTAAACAGACGGGAGGTCAGACAACACCAACAAAGCTTGACGTCATGGTGACGTCTCCCTCTGTATCAGGTGATGGTGtgagcaccacagaagaagaCAAGATTCCAGTTCTGGAAATAGAGAAACCTAAACAGACGGGAGTTCAGACAACGCCAACCAAGGTTGACATCATGGTGACTTCTCCATCTGTGTCAGGTGATGGTGtgagcaccacagaagaagaCAAGATTTCAGTTACGGAGACAGAGAAACCTAAACAGACGGGAGGTCAGACAACACCAACAAAGCTTGACGTCATGGTGACGTCTCCCTCTGTATCAGGTGATGGTGtgagcaccacagaagaagaCAAGGTTCCAGTTACGGAAATAGAGAAACCTAAACAGAATGGAGGTCAGACAACGCCAACCAAGGTTGACATCATGGTGACTTCTCCATCTGTGTCAGGTGATGGTGtgagcaccacagaagaagaCAAGGTTCCAGTTACGGAAATAGAGAAACCTAAACAGAATGGAGGTCAGACAACGCCAACCAAGGTTGACATCATGGTGACTTCTCCATCTGTGTCAGGTGATGGTGtgagcaccacagaagaagaaaagGTTTCAGTTACGGAAATAGAGAAACCTAAACAGATGGGAGGTCAGACAACGCCAACAAAGATTGACCCCATGACGACGTCTCCATCTGTGTCAGGTAGTGGTGTGAGCGCCACAGAAGATGATGACGAGAAAGTTAGCAAAGAGGAGCTGAAGGAGCAGGTTGTAGAGGTCAAAGAGAGGACCATGGAAGAAAATAaaaaggtagagggggagaaggaggataCAGAGCAGGCAGTGGAACCAGATGAAATCATGATAAAGATAAAACCATCAATGCCtgtagagaaagaagagaaggttGAGAAGGATAGAATGACAaacaaggaggaagaggaggaggaagatagtgaagTTCTGGCAGGGGCAGGAGCAGCGTTGATTGATGTTCCAGAACCCAGAGCTGCCATAGAGTCAGTGGTGACTGTAGAAGATGACTTCATCACTGTAGTCCAGACCATCGACGAGGGTGAGGAGCCAGGACACAGCGTGCGTTTTTCCGCTCCGCCCGAGCCTGAGAcaccagaggaggaggaggaggagtcccAGGAGGTGGAGATCATGGAGGCAGCTAGTCTAGAGGAGGTGGGGGATGTCTCAGAGGAGGTCCTTGAGAAGGAGGTGCAGGCCTCCCGAGAGAAGGAGGTGCAGTTGGAGaccgagggacagacagagagctacGACAGAGACGAGACCACCATGGACGACTCCATCCTAGACAGCTCTTGGGTCGATACTCAAG ATCTCTCCACTGTAGATGTGGATGATGACATGAGCATGGCTGCCGAGCAGATCGAGCCCCTGAGAGCCGACCGGGTCCCAGCCCCACCAGTCAAGAAGTACAAGACTCTCCAGCAGCAGAAGCAGGAAAAGCAGCCAGTGAAGCCCAAGGCTAAAAGCGCGCGTGTGAGGGGGCGCGAGGGGTGCGTCTCCACCCCTGAACGTAAACCCGTCCGCAAGGAGACTGTCTGTATCCCCAGGGAAGACATCAAGAAGAAAAAAG CCGTGAACAAGAAGACTGAGCTGACTAAGAAAGCAGAGACGCGCTCCTCTCCATCCCGGAAGAGTGTGTTAAAGCCTACTGCGGTCCGACACCCAAGTCCCGCCCAGCCCCAACCCCACCCCTCTGCTAGGAGGAAACCTACAG TGGGTGTACCAGAAGGTCGTCGGCCCCTCAGTGTAGCTAGACAGTCTCGGGACAGAGCCTCA TCACCACCATTAACAAAGATCCCCACCTGTAAAACGCGAGTGGTCGCCCTCCTGCCCCCCCGCCCTAACTCGTCCTGCTCCTCCCACACTAAAAAGAACTTGCTGGGGGAGGTGGAGCTTGATAGGCCCCGCCCCTCCTCAGGTGGGCCTCGTGACTCTACCACACTACCCAGACTGATATACCTG gaTGGCGGTTCGCAGAGCCCAAAAAGGTCGTCCCTGCCCCGGCCTGCCTCTGTCCCGCGGCCTGCCTCTATCCTCAGCCGGCGTACCCACCACCAACCACATGACCAGGAGGAGAGCTCCACCTCTATCACCAGCTCCGGCTCTACCGCACCCCGTAGACCCACGT CATTCAGTACAGAGGTCAGGGCGGAGCATAGGACAGGACGCGCCCCTAGTTGGACAG GCACACAGTCGATGCGTTCCCGTTCACTGTGCACCACAACCCGCACCCCAGGGTCCACAGCCATCTCCCCTGGGACTCCTCCCAGCTACAGCTACTCCTGCCGCACACCTGGGACCCCTCTCACCCCTGGCACACCCCGTTCTCGAAGCCTGCTGCAGGAGAAGAAG GTGGCTCTGCTCCGCACCCCTCCCAAGTCACCTGCTACCACTCCCAAACAGCTCCGCATCCTTAACCAGCCCCTTCCCGACCTCAAGAACATCAAGTCCAAGATCGGCTCCACAGACAACATCAAGTACCAGCCCAAGGGGGGACAG